acagaaactCAGTGATCATCTGAGGTGCTGTGGAGCGCTCAGAACTTCCCTTTTGTCGCTTACCCCTCACTCCATCTCCTTACACCGTGATCTGTCTTTTGCCGCCTCCCCCCAAattccctttgttttttttaagtgtctgAGAACCCTCTATCAGTTTCATACAGGTGTGGTGCGTCGGTTGGCGGTGTTGCTGTGGCCGCCTGAGTCTTTCAGGTCCTTCTGGATGCAGTTGTGGACCTGCAGGAAGTTGTGGTCCCTCTCCGTGGAGTTATAGGTGGCTGTCGGAGTGCCCGTTTGGCCCTTGGGCAGCGTGTACATGGACAGCTCGGTGGAGGGCAGTGCCCCGAAGGCCTTCAGGCCCACCGGTGATGCCTCGCGGGAGTGCGAGGGATCCGTGGAGCGGGACGAAGAGCGTGAGCGGCGTCGATAGCGGTAGCGGTAGCTGGGGATGCGCGTGATGGCCGCACCTTGGAGGTAGTCGGCGGCTCTCGCCCCCACGCGCAACTCCCGATGGCGGTCGATGAACATGTGCACGGCCAGCACGCCCACCATTTCGGCCATGATGAAGGAGAGGGCGCCGAAGTAGAAGGACCAGCCGTAGGAGTAGCTGTTCTTCTTGGAGTCACTCTTGGAAGGGTCCCCAGCGTTGGCTGATATGTACACAATGATTCCTATGATGTTGCTCAGGCCTGGGacagggaaagagggagagagattagATCAAATCTAAAATACAGCCAAACCGTTACTCAAGTAGGCCCACACATCAAACAACCAAAGTCGTCACAGTTATTATCTTTGTcagctgaaaaaaaatacaacataaaaaactacaaaaaaaagaggtaagATAACTCTGAAGGGAGGAAACAGGTAGGTGTGTGCTTCACTCTCCATGTCGGCGCCctctgaattaaaacaaatagaatTCATGTAAAACTAGTGACACAAATTCATGTACTTTAACCATAACATAACTGTTATGCCCACTGACAAAAAATACACTGCTCACAAAAGCAGAAACCACAGATAAGAGTCGACTCTTGATTTTGTGTTATTGAGagttattattttcaaaatccTTTCCAAAATCAAACATCTCTTGCTTCTAGTGAAGGGCTGTCTTATTCTTTACAGAGCATCTTTGACATGAaagtatataaaagtataattgatcaataatcaataatgaagtAGCCCCAGTAGCCACATCTCTGACAATCATAACCTTGTATTATCAGTTGGCGTTATTATGCGCTAATGTTCCTGACTTGCTACTTGTTGACAGTCAAGTTTCTATtgcagtatctctctctctttctgtttttcccatagctctctgtccctctttgaGATTCAAACTGGGTCAGATTCAgctttacatttatttctcaCATTGTACTTGAATATCTTTCCCCGCATCTCTGTAGTTCACCCTCCCCAGCCTCTTCTTCCTCCGACGATGTTCAAATTCACAGCCaatctctctcatctgtctcaccttttctctccacctctctttcctttcccccctccctctgttttgaTCATATGTTGTTCTTGTCATGCATCATCACTCTGGCTGTGTGTCgccagagacagacacatggacagacaggcagaccgACAAAAGGACAAATATGCAGATAAGCAGTGAAAACAATGCTGtataaagagacagaagagcagACTGAGGTGTGAGGACTGTGAGGGCCTGATTGAGATGGATCAGAGCAGAAGAGTATCAGGGACACCTTATTTTTAGAGTGTAATCCCAGTGGCCTCCTCTTAGCCTAGCAAcagggtgagagagacagacacagtgagaaagagagtgagagagaaactgCATCTCTCACTTCTGACTTGGAGGGGAACTAGTTATCTAGCGCAGCACAGTAGGCCATGGCCTAGAACcagagtacaaacacacatgcacacacaaaaacacaaaaaatgctCTGGCAAAATGGCAACCTGTGCTATCTTTGTCTCCCTAGCTTTGTCCTGAGGCGATTGTTGAATGCTACACACACGTCAAACGCTACGCAACACATCACCTGGTGGTCAAGCGAGCACCACCGCGGCTTCGGCTGCCTCCAGAACAGGacgttttcattttcagctgtctCTTTCAAATGTTCCGATACTGTGCTGTCGCCGATGTTCCTCACATCTTTATTTGtttctcccctcagctctgcctcctcatcctcagtgTGTCTTTTCATACAGTGGTGAATAAAAGTGTCCAGAGTTTTGAAGAGTCAGAAGTCACTCATTTGCTGGAGGGCTGAAGCATTGAGTCTCCAGTCagtcaaatggaaataaatgtttgtttgtcctcaactgcagctttatttattcttatatGCATtgacattaaagctgctctaattcatatttttatactaacaatggatcaaatgcctaagtgtgatgtgaaaggtgttgctcgTAATGACAAACCAAAAATACAATTATCACACAAATCTGaagctcccctcagctctgcagagcgtTTTAGAGCCTTTGAGCTCATAGTTTTGGTTCTATGGCCTGTAACTTTACTGTTTCGGTCCgctctcaccactctcataaAGTTGTTTTTGCCACAGTACACTGCCCGCCCAGCACCGATCAACAAACAGACAAGGTAAGCGACTAgatagtgaacatagtggagcatttagctaaagagccagacatttccctcaggagttgttggagacaaaacagctgaaagCAGCATCAACattggacttatattcatcaggtggccagaaacatgacaaatgctTATATTGCTCCGTGACTGCGCATTGTGTAAAAAGGCCACTGCTTGCTAACACGTTcgccttcctctccttccctttgtACCTGCGGAGACGAAGAGGATGCCGGCGCTGAGGATGATGTTGTGGCGTGACTTGTAGAACTCGCTGGCGGCGATGCACAGCCCCCCCATGAAGAGCAGGATCACACTCAGGATGGGGAAGATACTGGAGGCTCGTACAGcgcctggacacacacacattaaggcGAAAATAATTGTCTCGTCATAATCGTCACCACTGGACACATGTTAAagatataattattattacagatggtATGACGGCTGAATGACCAAATGACAGAtgacatggatggatggatttaaGTTATTAGTAATGAATAGCTGAAGCATCAATAGCAAAACTTCTTTTACTAAACTTTCTTTACTTTCAGGCATGAGAATCAACTCGACACGTATCAGCAATACGATACTTTAAAGATCTCTTTCAAGGTTGAATATATTCTTCATTATATTACACTGTACCATGACAACTTCttctatattattataatatatacacTTGCAAAAACCTTTTCCcacctttctttctcctcactcttctcttccttctctaTCTCTATCAAAGATCTCTCCTCCATTGTGCAGTGTGTCCGTCTCCTTCTATCAGGCCCCTCTCCATCGCTCTATCACTCCATCTCTCTaactctccgtctgtctctgtcctctttccctcccctatcagtctgtccatcagctgtctgtctgcttgccCTCTGCGTGGCTGATTTGCTGATTGGCCTCGGGGTTGTCATGGTGCTGCCGTGGTCACGGAGCTAGATCTGGTTTCAGAGGCGACCAATGTCACATTCCTGAACTTTTGGTTTTCATGCTGATACAGTTTCCTGTATAATTCTGCTTCCTTTGTTGAAGATCGCTGTCTCATTCTTTGCAAGAACACAAAAGGATAAGTAAGACAAAATTATTAAAGCTCATGGTTttgattaatattattatatcaatCTGTATAGTGTTGTGAACCTCTAAAACCTCACATTTACTGTGCGTGGAGACACTTTACATGCTCTGCTATTGATGCTGGGTTTGTCGGATAAGTTAATCCTGATTTTATTACTCAAGTAAATAATATACTAGTGTTCTCAATCAGGTGGTGACAGTTTGACTTTTGAAACAGCTTTCAAATGCAACATTAGGTGGTTGATAATGTATGGAGCAGGTTGTAGAATCTAACCACTTGGTTAAAGGATGATTCCATTTTACTACAGCTCTGATATTATTTTGTGGTTTCGGCCATTATTCCCATCAGAAacaataacattgtactcagCAACATCACtaacacagttttcctgtgcaatgagggattattatcatcattttggGTGTGTTAAAGTGATTTAGACAATCTGGCTAAACTCTTGGCTTTtctacaacctgtctgatcgtctgTCAAACCTGTAGCGCTGTGTTCCCCCAGACTACAATGTTATCCTAACTAATAGAAATGATGGCTAATCCAGCAAAATAAGATGTAAATTGTAAGACACCAGAGTTAGCCTTtactgccttgctcaagggcacctaAACATGTCTGTTGAAGGAAGGAAGAGCATGTCCTTGATCTTGTTTCTAATAACGATAACTCtacatctctttttctccttccttttctgcttttactttctttttttcactctctctcactctctctctctctctctctctgtactgtgATGTTTCCATTCACTGGAGCAGATCAAATATTAAGGTGACCTCAGAGTTGGCACTGCACCAAGcctccccgcctcctcctccccctcctccatcgTATTTGTTTTAACcccatctcctcttcttcattgaCATGTGCTGTCAGGGCAAATTGTCTTCAAGGTGGAAAGCCCCTTATACcagccacatactgtatgcacacatggacacacgtatatatatttttccagAGTAAGCGGAAATGCCTCCTgtcacacacacgtacacacacacacacacacacacacacacacacacacacacacctgtactaCACTTGATTTATCACTCACTAGAAGTGAACACACTGCTGCATGAGATTCTCTGCATATTCTATTGACCCATTTTTACCCAGCGACTGATTTTCTTGGTTGAACTGTCACTGgtagattttatcagctgtaacTTGTTAGCTAATTACTGTAACATTAGCTGCACAAGTCAGTTGAAAACTCCATCTTCTGCAGCGGATTTTTTTCCTGGTTGACTCATTTGCTAACCCTGCAGAAGGGtcttaaaaatgcatttgatgGCGCCAaacatgatatcatgctaactcAGAGCTGTGTAAGGTGTGTGTAAGGTGTAACCCTGTGTGAGGTTAAAGCTTGAAAAGACAAGGAGGTTGATGGAGAATAAAAGTGAAATCAGGACTTCCAGGTCGTGTGAAAACctcattttcaaaaacacatttaaataaaaaaagaaattcagcgTCATTGTTTATTTGCTATTTCTGTTCTTAGCCTTTAACAAGCACCACTTCCTGTGAGAACTGGTTAAATGTTACCaatttgacaaaacaaggcaaGTGGTCGCGGCTAGTTGAGTCATGGCTGTAAAATCAGCAGGACATAAAGAGCTGAACGGTGTGAACTTTTTAGACAGCACAGCTTACGGCTAATGAGGTGAAGAAATGACATGAGCAGAGAGCGCTGGTGGGCATCATGATGTGGAGGTAGCCAAGCTACGATGACTTAAGCACACAAGTCCTCTAAATTTCCATGGTAACTGTAGTTTTTTGCATGCTCATGAATGAATTGTTTAACATTGTTGAAgttgcaaatgttttaacttCTAATCTCAAGTGCTGTGTTAGGCCCTGTTCAAACCTGGTATCAACATGCGTctcgagtgaccacttgtgatcggctctcacttccccgctctatatgcaaataaacgCGTACATCATTTCCGTTTGCAAAGAGCAATACGTTGTTTTTAACCcgaatttgatgaatttactgtttatcagaccacaaatgagacaagaattagctGGAAAAACGATAGCATTAGATGCCGCCAGAGCGGAATGTTTATGGGGGACCTGCCTCACTGATtattgtacaaaaacacaactttataacttCATCCACTGATTCTGGTGAAACTTAATTgtgttttatggagaaaatattttcttgttttccctctgcctcaactctctgtgatttacggagtttcctgatggacagataactttacttgttgctaaagtaaccgctaactgtagctgccattcGCTAATTAGCTCAGATAGTCCACGAGAATCTGttttgcctgttgttgtggcGTCCAAATGTGGTCTGAGTGATCGGATCGCTGGTATTAGAGctgtgatcggatcacccaggacgcgtgttaataccaggtctgaactGGGCCTTAGATACTAATTTATCTTAGAGGATGGATAGACCCCAGGAACACgtttcacttttacaaaatTACAGATGAAAGTAATGCAGGCTAATGGAACAGTGACTCGGCTTTAGATAAAGTGCGATACAAATACAGGACAATACAAAAAAGGCAACTGTGGTGCGGAGCTAAAATTGACACAATACACGGAGATAGAGGGGtaaaagtggaaatgaaaaaaaagaaaagaataggaaagaaaaagtaaagaaagcagaggaggaagaagaattCGAAACGAGGAGAAGCGAGAAGACTGCAGGCCTTCACTTCTCTGTGAAGCTGCTTGCCTCAAGcaatctctttctccctctccattccTCTCTGCACTGGCGCTTTAA
The sequence above is a segment of the Enoplosus armatus isolate fEnoArm2 chromosome 2, fEnoArm2.hap1, whole genome shotgun sequence genome. Coding sequences within it:
- the LOC139296464 gene encoding voltage-dependent calcium channel gamma-2 subunit-like, with amino-acid sequence MGVFDRGVQMLLTTVGAFAAFSLMTIAVGTDYWLYSRGVCKIKSTNENETSKKNEEVMTHSGLWRTCCLEGSFKGMCKQIDHFPEDADYEADASEYFLRAVRASSIFPILSVILLFMGGLCIAASEFYKSRHNIILSAGILFVSAGLSNIIGIIVYISANAGDPSKSDSKKNSYSYGWSFYFGALSFIMAEMVGVLAVHMFIDRHRELRVGARAADYLQGAAITRIPSYRYRYRRRSRSSSRSTDPSHSREASPVGLKAFGALPSTELSMYTLPKGQTGTPTATYNSTERDHNFLQVHNCIQKDLKDSGGHSNTANRRTTPV